The following coding sequences are from one Salvia hispanica cultivar TCC Black 2014 chromosome 3, UniMelb_Shisp_WGS_1.0, whole genome shotgun sequence window:
- the LOC125210852 gene encoding uncharacterized protein LOC125210852: MPNGELIDGFSELYKQNIDMRLDLGILDELTYPVLTEKLIRVTLKERKHRAWHSEERCSLCLVRVIVFEGVLFTPISQVKMRFSKHGGLCRWRIYWNIGMQAQVPPEVHQ; encoded by the exons ATGCCCAACGGTGAGTTAATAGATGGATTTTCTGAGTTATATAAGCAGAACATAGATATGAGGCTTGATCTTGGGATTCTTGACGAGCTGACTTATCCA GTGCTGACTGAGAAACTCATTCGAGTCACTTTGAAAGAGCGAAAGCACAGAGCCTGGCATTCAGAGGAGCGATGCAGCCTCTGTCTGGTTAGAGTCATTGTCTttgaaggagtattatttactcCTATATCACAAGTCAAAATGAGATTTTCAAAACATG GAGGATTATGTAGATGGAGaatatattggaatattgggATGCAGGCACAAGTTCCACCCGAGGTGCATCAATAG